In the Hordeum vulgare subsp. vulgare chromosome 7H, MorexV3_pseudomolecules_assembly, whole genome shotgun sequence genome, one interval contains:
- the LOC123409233 gene encoding protein virilizer homolog isoform X1 has product MGRPEPVVLFAQTILHSQLDEYVDEVLFSEPVVITACEFLEQNASPSTPNISLVGATSPPSFALEVFVHCDGESRFRRLCLPFLYSHSSSNVLEVEAIVTNHLVLRGTYRSLTLVIYGNTAEDLGQFNIELGLDHSLANVVSSPSEGKFEDLPPALRSSKFKFEESLSSIKPLSFQSTDLELSLEVKKILYLALKMHQILNVENLIPDLGSVVISAVSKYVTSSNCMPHSWNQDLADGSSKSNLDPQESNIVHTEASNELFEIWKNVHSIAATLLGDDGFAVGLEELPTTKTIFELFNNSFPYYRNCSLLDLQCPSQNNWLVMSLSLVLLICSSKESCFYFVDAGGMEQIINLLCWKTPKSTATTLLLLGIVENATRHGVGCEAFLGWWPRSDRNSIPTGSSDGYCSLLKLLLEKERHDIASRATYVLQRLRFYEILSRYESAVIKVVSNLPSDELSSDRVSFLIFASNELAEMSKLIKICGPIEDPSPEAIARRISKSSHLEDSLSFKATIGLITSSKYSFLQFDTDSCLLSLIQERGFFPLSAALLSSPVMHLASGPAAEILMEITSSIESILLSLLFCRSGLSFLLSQPEATELIVLSLQDGKDMNKTECITLRHAFVLLSKGFFCRPQEVGMITELHLKVGSAANRLLAVPPNSDELLWVLWELCAISRSDSGRQALLALGYFPEAISVLLSSISSYKDLDSTMIKNGGSPLGLAIFHSAAEILEVLVADSTASSLKSWIGFAVDLHKALHSSSPGSNRKDAPTRLLEWIDAGVIYQRNGAVGLLRYSAILASGEDAHFSSGNVLVSDSMDVENVVADSNNTSDGQVIDNLLGKLVTNKYFDGVALCSTSVVQLTTAFRILAFISEDKAVASSLFEEGAITVIYIVLMNCKSMLERLSNSYDYLVDEGAELSSTTELLLDRTHEQALVDLMTPSLVLLINLLQILHGTKEQYRNKKLLTALLRLHKEVSPRLAACAADLSFMFPSFAVSFGVVCQLITSALACWPLYNWTPGLFHCLLENVEPTNASVPLGPKDACSLLCLLGDLFPDEGIWMWNVEVPSLSAIRSLSTATVLGPQVEKQVNWHLRPEHVSVLLVRLMPQLDRLARVIDNFATSALMVIQDMLRIFIVRVASEKVECAVVLLRPIFIWLNDKVDGTSLSEGEVFKVHQLLKFITKLSEHPNGKVLLWKMGIARVLNKLLKNCSNTSYLEDKMISERGTHRSDQLMLKWRIPLFRCLASIFSAQPSGKEQTAIEQSSENASVEECSSIMHHLLLLCQVLPVGREMLACSMAFKEVASSYICRTAVPLIFSQLQILNQDDEEKTESDTYHDPLNMDNWRCFTPLLKCFKQLLKYVDANNPTDYCVETVYSFILGAIALSQYGDSLEGLIILRCLFGHPFEHSLTLKSSGDSLDESTVLVKTFEEKISQGHDHLSSSVGKSLLNQQVQSSITLLCSILENAGLLEDSVQMVLEGTYLPFGVVRSVVMTSRLMPSLASASVNHESVLFFSNAWKVIADSEEPVEGEFSKRLVWELPDSSLDRQLIAGQSASRKLALGEAASRRIKDNQTPEPTGQFARSLNTTSASTGHARRDTFRHRKPNTSRPPSMHVDDYVARERNIDGASSASNIVNSTPRGTLSGRPPSIHVDEFMARQRERQNPVPVPSGDAPQVKSQTSLDDNVSAKAEKPRQPKADLDDDQEIDIVFDEESEPDDKLPFPQPDDNLPPPVIIGENSPGPVVEETENQQNEKSPFSQREISISKNNESLGADISSRTAMPPEANVPLERKGSVSSPAPEKRAFSDHADEPAYFSSHNKRPAEAPLQQLRPNTYQKRSAHKLSESSLSSGSHGHDHRFSRNQPPLPPMPLPTNSMPTRSPESSQRRSTSYNTRDSARDGPPAYPSNYPLQPFEASMPTAFVGLQAQTEHALVSNGTSSSNAPNADVNFLWNNFPVNRAPMEHFSSGSSARPMAPLAQPYSTPHSAMSSGSPASHLYNQGTSVVQPNPSSSLMNDANLGINSTSGSAILSSFLPTFATQLLMGRPPMSSPFFGTSLQQVQLSSGLAQTGSNPQPSVSSVQARPPPPPPLPQQPHPSQTQQHLASLQWQQHQEQPQSYAQNSIQSQMTLQFQNQLPVPQMQFYPSQQEFAAQTLRQAGEQSQVANQTAQADGSSQQQREPEIDLNQFFSSPEAIQSLLSDRAKLCQLLEANPKLMQMLQERIGGSK; this is encoded by the exons GTGCTATTTTCTGAACCTGTTGTGATTACTGCCTGTGAGTTTCTTGAGCAAAATGCGTCTCCTTCTACACCAAACATATCTCTTGTTGG TGCAACATCCCCACCATCATTTGCTTTGGAAGTCTTCGTTCACTGCGATGGGGAGTCTCGATTTAGGCGCCTTTGCCTGCCTTTCTTGTATTCACACTCCTCCTCCAATGTGCTTGAAGTTGAG GCTATTGTAACAAATCATCTAGTGCTGCGGGGAACTTATCGCAGTCTCACTCTTGTAATTTATGGGAATACTGCCGAAGACCTTGGTCAATTCAACATAGAACTAGGCCTGGATCATTCTCTTGCCAATGTGGTTAGCTCTCCGTCAGAGGGAAAATTTGAGGACCTTCCACCGGCACTACGTTCatccaaattcaaatttgaagagTCATTATCTTCAATCAAACCATTGAGTTTTCAGTCCACAGATTTGGAATTGTCACTTGAAGTGAAGAAAATACTATATTTAGCTCTCAAAATGCACCAAATACTCAATGTGGAGAATCTGATCCCCGACCTAGGAAGTGTAGTTATCTCAGCTGTTTCAAAATATGTAACTAGTTCTAACTGCATGCCACATAGTTGGAATCAAGACTTGGCAGATGGCTCCAGCAAGAGTAATCTTGATCCTCAGGAAAGTAATATTGTTCACACTGAAGCTAGCAATGAGCTGTTTGAAATTTGGAAAAACGTCCATTCTATCGCTGCTACTCTTTTAGGTGATGATGGCTTTGCCGTCGGATTGGAGGAGTTGCCTACGACCAAGACAATATTTGAGTTGTTTAACAATAGTTTCCCATATTATAGAAACTGTTCATTACTTGATCTACAATGCCCTTCTCAG aATAACTGGTTGGTGATGTCCTTGAGTTTGGTTCTCCTAATATGCTCCTCAAAAGAGAGTTGCTTTTATTTTGTTGATGCTGGTGGGATGGAGCAAATCATTAATCTGCTTTGTTGGAAGACACCCAAATCTACAGCTACTACATTGCTTCTCTTAGGTATTGTTGAGAATGCTACTCGGCATGGTGTTGGATGTGAAGCGTTCTTGGGATGGTGGCCACGGAGTGATCGGAACAGTATACCCACCGGCAGCAGTGATGGCTACTGTTCTTTGTTGAAgcttctactggaaaaagaaagaCATGATATCGCCTCTCGTGCTACATATGTTCTTCAACGTTTACGTTTTTATGAGATACTATCTAGATACGAG TCTGCCGTGATCAAGGTGGTTTCCAATCTGCCTTCTGATGAACTTTCCTCGGACAGagtttcttttcttatttttgcaAGTAACGAGCTTGCTGAAATGTCG AAATTAATAAAGATATGTGGCCCTATTGAAGATCCTTCGCCAGAGGCTATTGCTAGGAGAATATCCAAGTCTAGTCATTTGGAAGATTCACTTTCATTCAAAGCAACAATTGGTCTTATAACTTCTTCCAAgtacagtttcttgcaatttgacACCGATTCATGTTTGTTATCTCTTATCCAG GAAAGAGGTTTTTTCCCTCTGTCAGCAGCCTTGTTATCATCACCTGTAATGCATTTGGCAAGTGGGCCTGCTGCTGAAATATTGATGGAGATCACATCATCAATTGAATCCATTCTCCTCTCCCTTCTTTTTTGTCGCTCAG GGTTATCTTTTTTGCTCAGTCAACCTGAAGCAACTGAGCTTATAGTTCTTTCTCTTCAAGATGGTAAAGATATGAATAAAACAGAATGCATAACTCTTAGGCATGCCTTTGTTCTTCTGTCAAAAGGATTCTTCTGCCGCCCCCAGGAAGTTGGAATGATCACAGAGCTACATCTTAAAGTG GGAAGTGCTGCCAATAGGCTACTTGCAGTTCCTCCAAATTCTGATGAGCTTTTATGGGTTCTTTGGGAACTTTGTGCCATTTCGAG GTCTGATTCTGGTCGCCAAGCATTATTAGCTCTTGGCTACTTCCCTGAG GCAATATCTGTTCTGTTGAGTTCCATCTCTTCGTACAAGGATCTCGATTCAACCATGATTAAAAATG GAGGTTCTCCATTGGGTCTTGCGATCTTCCATTCAGCAGCGGAAATTCTTGAAGTCTTGGTTGCAGATTCAACTGCTTCATCACTCAAGTCATGGATTGGCTTTGCTGTTGATCTGCACAAGGCGTTGCATTCATCTTCTCCAGGTTCAAACAGGAAAGATGCTCCAACAAGGCTGCTTGAATGGATTGATGCTGGTGTTATATATCAGAGAAATGGTGCTGTTGGGCTTCTTCGTTATTCTGCTATTCTAGCTTCTGGTGAAGATGCCCATTTTTCTTCTGGAAATGTGCTCGTGTCAGATTCAATGGATGTTGAGAATGTAGTCGCAGATTCAAATAATACTTCAGATGGTCAAGTCATTGATAATCTTCTTGGGAAGCTTGTTACAAACAAGTACTTTGATGGAGTTGCTTTGTGCAGCACTTCTGTGGTTCAATTGACAACTGCCTTCCGCATTTTAGCATTTATTTCAGAAGATAAG GCTGTTGCTTCTTCCCTGTTTGAAGAAGGTGCGATTACTGTTATATACATAGTCCTGATGAACTGCAAGTCTATGCTTGAACGCTTGTCGAATAGCTACG ATTACCTTGTTGATGAAGGGGCTGAACTAAGTTCCACCACGGAATTGCTTTTAGACCGAACTCATGAACAAGCCCTTGTTGATCTCATGACTCCCTCTCTCGTGTTGCTGATAAACCTCCTTCAGATATTACAT GGAACAAAGGAACAATACCGCAACAAAAAACTTCTTACTGCTCTTCTGCGGCTACACAAAGAAGTCAG CCCAAGACTAGCAGCTTGTGCGGCCGATCTGTCTTTCATGTTTCCTAGTTTTGCTGTAAGCTTTGGTGTGGTTTGCCAGCTTATCACCTCAGCACTTGCTTGCTGGCCTTTGTATAATTGGACACCTGGCCTATTTCATTGCCTTCTTGAAAATGTTGAGCCTACTAATGCATCAGTACCATTAGGTCCAAAAGATGCCTGCAGCCTTCTTTGTCTCTTG GGTGATCTTTTCCCAGATGAAGGCATATGGATGTGGAATGTCGAAGTTCCTTCTCTGAGTGCTATTAGATCTCTGAGTACTGCAACAGTTCTAGGGCCTCAAGTTGAGAAACAAGTGAACTGGCACCTGCGCCCTGAACACGTGTCTGTATTACTTGTAAGGTTGATGCCACAGCTTGATAGACTTGCACGTGTCATTGACAACTTTGCTACTTCG GCCTTGATGGTGATACAAGACATGCTCCGGATCTTCATTGTTCGTGTTGCCTCTGAAAAGGTTGAGTGTGCGGTGGTTCTTCTGCGACCAATTTTTATTTGGTTGAATGACAAGGTTGATGGAACTTCCCTGTCAGAGGGAGAGGTCTTTAAG GTGCATCAGTTACTTAAGTTCATTACAAAATTGTCAGAACATCCAAATGGCAAG GTATTGCTATGGAAAATGGGAATTGCACGGGTTCTTAATAAGTTACTAAAGAACTGTAGCAACACATCTTATTTGGAAGATAAGATGATCTCTGAAAGAGGAACCCACAGAAGTGACCAACTTATGCTCAAATGGAGGATTCCCTTATTCAGATGTCTCGCATCTATCTTTAGTGCCCAGCCATCTGGCAAAGAGCAGACTGCTATTGAACA GTCCTCAGAGAATGCTAGCGTTGAGGAGTGCTCTTCTATCATGCATCACCTCTTGCTCTTATGCCAG GTTTTACCAGTTGGACGGGAAATGTTAGCTTGTTCCATGGCATTCAAGGAAGTGGCTTCTTCCTATATCTGTAGAACTGCAGTGCCTTTGATATTTTCACAACTCCAAATTCTTAACCAAGATGATGAGGAGAAAACTGAGAGTGACACTTATCATGACCCACTCAATATGGATAACTGGCGTTGCTTTACCCCTTTATTGAAGTGCTTCAAGCAACTCCTGAAATATGTTGACGCTAATAATCCAACAGATTATTGTGTAGAAACAGTTTATTCTTTTATACTTGGTGCTATTGCCCTTAGCCAGTACGGTGACAG TCTCGAGGGTCTCATCATATTGAGGTGTCTATTTGGGCACCCCTTTGAACATAGTCTTACATTGAAATCCTCTGGCGATAGTTTGGATGAGAGTACCGTTTTAGTGAagacttttgaggagaaaatatCCCAGGGCCACGATCATTTGTCAAGTTCTGTTGGAAAGAGTCTTCTAAATCAG CAGGTCCAGAGTTCCATCACATTACTGTGCTCTATTCTTGAGAATGCTGGCCTATTAGAAGATTCAGTGCAGATGGTTCTTGAAGGCACTTACTTGCCATTTGGAGTGGTTCGTTCTGTTGTCATGACGTCTCGTCTAATGCCATCCCTAGCCAGTGCGTCTGTGAATCATGAATCTGTTCTCTTCTTTTCAAATGCTTGGAAGGTTATTGCTGATTCAGAAGAACCGGTTGAGGGTGAATTTTCGAAGAGGTTAGTGTGGGAGTTGCCCGATTCTTCTCTTGATAGACAGCTAATTGCTGGTCAATCTGCTAGCAGAAAACTGGCATTAGGAGAGGCTGCAAGTAGACGTATAAAAGACAATCAAACACCTGAACCTACTGGACAGTTTGCTCGAAGTTTAAATACAACCAGCGCCTCTACAGGTCATGCACGCAGAGACACTTTCCGTCATCGGAAACCAAACACAAGCAGACCACCTTCAATGCATGTAGATGATTATGTTGCAAGAGAGAGGAACATAGATGGTGCAAGCAGTGCATCAAATATTGTAAATTCTACTCCGCGAGGAACACTTAGTGGAAGACCTCCATCTATTCATGTAGATGAATTTATGGCAAGGCAGAGGGAGCGTCAAAATCCTGTGCCAGTCCCATCTGGGGATGCACCCCAAGTAAAGAGTCAGACAAGTTTGGATGACAATGTCAGTGCTAAGGCGGAGAAACCACGGCAACCCAAGGcggatcttgatgacgatcaagaAATTGATATAGTCTTTGATGAGGAGTCGGAGCCAGACGATAAACTACCTTTTCCTCAACCAGATGATAATCTACCACCACCTGTCATTATTGGGGAAAATTCTCCAGGTCCAGTTGTTGAGGAGACAGAGAATCAGCAGAATGAAAAAAGTCCCTTTTCTCAAAGGGAAATATCTATCTCAAAGAACAATGAGAGTCTTGGTGCTGACATATCTTCTCGGACAGCTATGCCTCCAGAAGCTAATGTTCCTCTGGAGCGAAAAGGTTCAGTTTCTAGCCCAGCCCCAGAAAAGAGAGCGTTCAGTGATCATGCTGATGAACCTGCATACTTTTCCTCTCATAACAAGCGTCCTGCAGAAGCACCTCTGCAACAATTGCGTCCTAATACTTATCAGAAGAGAAGTGCACATAAGTTATCTGAGAGTTCTCTGTCATCTGGATCTCATGGACATGATCATAGGTTTTCCAGAAACCAACCACCTCTGCCACCAATGCCACTACCAACTAATTCCATGCCTACACGAAGTCCTGAGTCAAGTCAAAGGAGGTCAACATCTTACAACACTAGGGACAGCGCTAGGGATGGACCACCAGCTTACCCATCTAATTATCCTTTACAACCTTTTGAGGCTAGTATGCCTACCGCTTTTGTAGGGCTTCAG GCTCAAACTGAACATGCCCTAGTAAGCAACGGTACTTCATCATCAAATGCTCCTAATGCAGACGTCAATTTCTTGTGGAACAATTTTCCAGTAAATAGGGCCCCTATGGAGCACTTCAGCTCTGGTTCATCTGCCCGACCAATGGCACCCCTTGCTCAACCTTATTCAACCCCACATTCTGCAATGAGCTCTGGCTCTCCTGCATCTCATCTGTATAACCAAGGCACTAGCGTTGTCCAGCCTAACCCATCTTCATCTCTAATGAACGATGCAAACTTAGGCATAAATTCTACATCTGGCAGCGCAATTCTGTCCAGTTTCTTGCCAACATTTGCCACACAACTTCTAATGGGTAGGCCTCCAATGTCTAGTCCATTTTTCGGAACATCTCTTCAACAAGTTCAACTCTCATCCGGCCTTGCACAGACTGGGTCCAATCCCCAGCCTTCTGTTTCTTCAGTGCAAGCACGGCCACCTCCGCCGCCACCACTACCTCAGCAGCCTCATCCATCCCAGACCCAGCAGCATCTTGCTTCTCTTCAATGGCAGCAGCACCAGGAGCAGCCTCAGTCATATGCACAAAATAGTATCCAGTCGCAGATGACTTTGCAGTTTCAGAACCAACTTCCTGTTCCTCAAATGCAATTTTACCCGAGTCAGCAGGAGTTTGCTGCGCAAACACTGAGACAAGCGGGTGAACAATCACAAGTTGCTAACCAGACTGCACAAGCGGATGGTTCGTCTCAACAGCAGAGAGAACCGGAGATTGATCTGAACCAATTCTTCTCATCTCCAGAAGCAATCCAG AGCCTGCTAAGCGATCGTGCGAAGCTTTGCCAACTTCTGGAGGCAAACCCTAAACTGATGCAGATGCTTCAG GAGCGCATCGGCGGCAGCAAATAG